One Citricoccus sp. K5 DNA window includes the following coding sequences:
- a CDS encoding DUF4190 domain-containing protein gives MSDREPRQHGGQSSESSGGDRPFNDPHHPSWYSDPSAPAAPAAPQQSPGQQAAARNPYADQPLAGPYGNGQGQYPIHGEYPVIANQPGQGTPPGPNGSYGQAAAGNPYGPRPGQTGPWDASGRQAGSPFPTADHPAQPSGLAVASMVLGIVGVVTGGFLFVPQILAVILGHISLNRDRQGRGFAIAGLVMGYLMTGLTLLGVLGFMALLFV, from the coding sequence ATGTCCGATCGGGAACCACGCCAGCACGGTGGCCAGTCGTCCGAGTCGTCGGGCGGCGACCGGCCGTTCAACGACCCGCATCACCCCTCCTGGTACTCGGACCCCTCCGCGCCGGCCGCGCCCGCCGCTCCGCAACAGTCGCCCGGACAGCAGGCCGCCGCACGCAATCCCTATGCCGATCAGCCCCTGGCCGGTCCCTACGGCAACGGCCAGGGCCAGTACCCGATCCACGGTGAATATCCCGTCATTGCCAATCAGCCAGGCCAGGGCACTCCGCCTGGGCCGAACGGGTCCTACGGCCAGGCCGCTGCCGGCAATCCCTACGGCCCACGCCCGGGCCAGACCGGACCGTGGGACGCGTCCGGTCGCCAGGCGGGCAGCCCGTTCCCCACGGCCGACCATCCGGCTCAGCCCAGCGGCCTGGCTGTGGCATCCATGGTGCTGGGAATCGTCGGCGTGGTGACCGGCGGGTTCCTCTTCGTGCCCCAGATCCTGGCGGTCATCCTCGGTCACATCAGCCTGAACCGGGACCGTCAGGGCCGGGGTTTCGCGATCGCCGGACTCGTCATGGGCTACCTGATGACCGGGCTCACGCTCCTCGGCGTCCTCGGATTCATGGCGTTGCTCTTCGTCTAA